From the genome of Bacteroidota bacterium:
GAGGGTGCTTACCAACCTATTCAATCAACATTTCTGCATGGAGTTCGCAAAGAAGTACCAATTCCAAAAATAATGTGGGATGATATTGATTATGTCATGTTCAAAGGAATTCATCGTTATTCTGATGGGACAGCATGGATGGTTGGACAACAGGGACACATCCTTCATTATGACGGAGGGAAATGGAAAGAAGTGGAAAGTCCCCTTATCAATCCCAATCGAACAACGGCATATGATGGGGACCTAAACGATGTTGTCATGACATCAAAAAACAGCGGATGGGCTGTGGGAAGAAATGGAGTCATTATTCGATATGATAATACACGCTGGGAAAAAATTGAGTCTCCAACAAACCAGACGTTACAAAAAATATCGATGGTGAACGATTCCACAGGATGGGCAGTTGGAAATAGCGGGACGATTTTGATTTGCAGAAATTATCAATGGCAAAAAGTTTCGATCGATATTCGTGAACAATTGTTCTCTGTTTTTACTCTTGATGAGCAGCGTGCTTGGATCGTTGGAAATAATTCCACGTTGTTATCGTATGATGGCAGTTCTTGGAGACAGGACGAGTCAATAAAAAATTACGATGATTTGTTCTCAGATATTTCAGTTGTGAAAGATTCGGCAGGCAAATTCCATTTGTGGGTGATTGGGAACCAGGGAATTTATACCACGTCTCAATCGCTGGGATTTTCTTTTACAGATATTACGAATCAGGCAGGTCTTCGTCGGGCTGGGAAACTTGCTCATTTCTTTTTTCGCAGTAATCAGTATTTTCCCGATCTGCTGGTGGCGAACGATGGTGGAACGAGCCTTTTGTATGAAAATAACGGTTCGGATCTCTTTTCGGATGTTACTTCTGAAACAAATCTTCTTGCAGCACCACGCGATGCAATGACAATGGCGGTTGGTGATGTAAATAACGACGGAGAAGACGATATTCTTCAATTGGTTGACAATCGAAATTTCAAATTTTATCTCGGTACAACGGCAGGGGGTTTTCGAGATTTCTCCGAGCGTTCCATGTTGAACTTTGCTGAGATAAATCCTCTTGTACCCAACAGTGCAAAATTTGTCGACTTGAATAATGACGGGAATCTCGATTTGTATATTTCCAATTACGATCTTCCGGATCAGATATTTCTCGGTGACGGTTCAGGAACATTCTCTGTCGTTACAACGGAAACAGGAATTAACAAGGTGCTCAACCATGCATCCTATGGAGCAGTATTTGGAGATTTTAATAACGATCGACTGACCGATATTTTTATTCCATATTATGTCAGCAGCAAAACAAAATTCTTCAGTCTTTTTTTGAACAACGGTGGAATGAGGTTTTCGGAGAAGGATGACTCTCTATTTTACTCACAAACCGATCTTTCTCCGACGGCGATTGCCCTCTCCGATTTTAATAATGATGGAAATATTGATTTGTTCATCCATAGTCAAAAAATTCCACCAATGGTATGGACTAATTATGGAAACGGATCTTTTAAGGATGTTTCACAACAGGCAGGATTTACGCAATTGATAAATCATCCGGAACCGATAAATGGAATTGTAGGAACAGGAGATGTGAACAATGACGGATGGGTTGACATCTTTGCCGGATCGAAACTTTTTCTGAATTCTCCCCAGTTCACATTTTCGGAAGTTTCGGAACGCGTTGGTATCCAGTTTGTCGGTACACCATCGCTTTCGGATATTGATGATGACGGAGATCTGGATATGTTTATCGGAAGTTCACGCGCTTCGCTTGGTAAAGGAGATCGGGCAGTATTGTTTCGAAATAATTTGAACGAGAAAAATTATATTAAAATAAAAATTGTTGGTGATGAATCGAACCGCTCCTCAATCGGCGCAAAAATTGTTTTGCGAAATACTAAAGGAGAAATTCAATCAAGAGTTGTCGGAAGCGGGGGGAATCAATTAACTACTCAAAATGTTAACCAGATTCATTTTGGTGTAATGCCGGATGAGAAATATTCTATTAAAATAATATTCCCATCTGGTAATATTCAAGAAAGTGCGGAAGTGTCTTCCGGTGTTATCGTCACTTTTTCAGAATCAAATTTCGTTACCGGACGGTTGATTGATTGGAGAAAATCGATTCAACGAAATCTTTCCTTACTATCACTTTCATCAATTATCCAAAAATGCATCTCACTCGGCGTTGTTTTATGGATCATATTTATTATTGGTAGGAAAATCGGGGCACAAAAAATTATGTCCAGATGGTATTTCGTTGTAAGCGTTGTGATCTTGTTTTTGATATTGGTGCATATCAGTGTGTATGAATCCGAAATTGCCTCAACAACTATTGCGTTTCTTGGCACTTCCGGAATTTCCGTCATCTTTTTATTCCTCGGACATTCAATCCTGAAAAAACGTGAAGCATCATTTATCTCTCATTATAGACTAATGGAACTTCTCGGTTCAGGTGGGATGGGAAAGGTTTATAAAGCAATCGATACGAATACCAAACAGATTGTTGCTTTAAAAGTATTGAATCCCGAATTGTTGAAGGATCCAGAAAACCGACGCCGACTCTCTGCCGAAGGGCATATGCTTGCATCGTTCAATCATCCGAACATTGTTAAAGTATTTGAAATTGGCGAATCGAGCGAACGAGGATATATTGCAATGGAATATCTTAACGGGGGAACGTTGCGCGAACGATTGGAGAAAGAACATCCACTTTCGATCCATGAGATCAAGCGATATCTTCTTCAAGTATGCGATGGATTATCGGAAGTGCATGGAAACGATATTATTCACCGCGATCTGAAAACAGGAAATTTAATGCTCGGTGCTGACGGAAATCTTCGTATTATGGACTTTGGATTATCTAAATCGCCATTGGTAACAACAATGACATCGCTCGGCACTGTGTTGGGAACGCTTGGATACGTAGCGCCGGAACAAGTGACCAGTTTGAATGTAGACCGGCGAACCGATATCTTCTCTTTGGGCGTGGTCATGTATGAATTGCTGACGAAAGAATTACCATTCAAAGGGGAGAATGAGATTGCTCTGATTCATTCTATCTTCAATACGGTTCCGCCATCTCCGTCACATCTGAGGGATGGTCTTCCGGGTGGATGGGATGAGATTGTTGCGAAATGTCTGGCAAAAGATATGAACGATC
Proteins encoded in this window:
- a CDS encoding protein kinase, with product MNIAREFSSINTSIIRLICAALVFGAFSCTSKTNNERPYPSEITTWYRQATVDLGARIIMFSPDDGIAISRGMGKEVKGKVYRFHKGQWLPFYEYPYSDYPLIAGSDSIDVWTVNHRTHEGAYQPIQSTFLHGVRKEVPIPKIMWDDIDYVMFKGIHRYSDGTAWMVGQQGHILHYDGGKWKEVESPLINPNRTTAYDGDLNDVVMTSKNSGWAVGRNGVIIRYDNTRWEKIESPTNQTLQKISMVNDSTGWAVGNSGTILICRNYQWQKVSIDIREQLFSVFTLDEQRAWIVGNNSTLLSYDGSSWRQDESIKNYDDLFSDISVVKDSAGKFHLWVIGNQGIYTTSQSLGFSFTDITNQAGLRRAGKLAHFFFRSNQYFPDLLVANDGGTSLLYENNGSDLFSDVTSETNLLAAPRDAMTMAVGDVNNDGEDDILQLVDNRNFKFYLGTTAGGFRDFSERSMLNFAEINPLVPNSAKFVDLNNDGNLDLYISNYDLPDQIFLGDGSGTFSVVTTETGINKVLNHASYGAVFGDFNNDRLTDIFIPYYVSSKTKFFSLFLNNGGMRFSEKDDSLFYSQTDLSPTAIALSDFNNDGNIDLFIHSQKIPPMVWTNYGNGSFKDVSQQAGFTQLINHPEPINGIVGTGDVNNDGWVDIFAGSKLFLNSPQFTFSEVSERVGIQFVGTPSLSDIDDDGDLDMFIGSSRASLGKGDRAVLFRNNLNEKNYIKIKIVGDESNRSSIGAKIVLRNTKGEIQSRVVGSGGNQLTTQNVNQIHFGVMPDEKYSIKIIFPSGNIQESAEVSSGVIVTFSESNFVTGRLIDWRKSIQRNLSLLSLSSIIQKCISLGVVLWIIFIIGRKIGAQKIMSRWYFVVSVVILFLILVHISVYESEIASTTIAFLGTSGISVIFLFLGHSILKKREASFISHYRLMELLGSGGMGKVYKAIDTNTKQIVALKVLNPELLKDPENRRRLSAEGHMLASFNHPNIVKVFEIGESSERGYIAMEYLNGGTLRERLEKEHPLSIHEIKRYLLQVCDGLSEVHGNDIIHRDLKTGNLMLGADGNLRIMDFGLSKSPLVTTMTSLGTVLGTLGYVAPEQVTSLNVDRRTDIFSLGVVMYELLTKELPFKGENEIALIHSIFNTVPPSPSHLRDGLPGGWDEIVAKCLAKDMNDRFATTDEVKTKIQHL